In Paenibacillus sp. FSL M7-0420, a single genomic region encodes these proteins:
- the uxaC gene encoding glucuronate isomerase yields MSTSSFIHDDWLLLSPSAQRLYHDYAAAMPIYDFHSHLNPQEISSNRRFRNITDLALSGDHYKWRALRWLGVDEQLITGNAPDKDKFMVWARSLPEMVGNPLYHWTHLELKRYFGIDELLSGETADSVWERCNEQLQGDELTTQGILKKLNVNVVCTTDDPIDSLEHHIQIKKDHALETVVAPTFRPDRVLNIRDEGFTGYVSLLGEASGLEIHDYSGFLEAVTARIDYFHQHGCRLSDQAFGELPHAQSTEHEAAYIFARAFKGEEISPQEEQKFQSHTLIKLGRLYHERGWSMQLHIGALRNNNARMFSRIGKDSGFDSILDFNMARSLNALLNELDASGQLPKTIVYTLNPSQYEMIATTIGNFQGDGIKGKVQMGSGWWFHDQKEGMLQQLKALSSIGLISPFVGMLTDSRSFLSFTRHEYFRRILCNLFGTWMEEGDLPRDYALIGRTIENICYNNADAYFGIK; encoded by the coding sequence ATGAGTACCTCATCTTTTATTCATGACGACTGGCTGCTGTTAAGTCCAAGTGCACAGAGATTGTATCACGATTATGCCGCCGCAATGCCGATTTACGATTTCCACAGTCATCTGAATCCGCAGGAGATCAGCAGTAACCGCAGGTTCCGCAATATCACTGATCTGGCCTTATCCGGGGATCATTACAAGTGGCGGGCGCTCCGCTGGCTGGGCGTTGACGAACAGCTAATTACCGGGAATGCGCCGGACAAGGACAAATTCATGGTCTGGGCGCGATCCCTGCCTGAGATGGTGGGCAATCCGCTCTACCACTGGACCCACCTGGAGTTGAAGCGCTACTTCGGGATCGACGAGCTGCTCTCCGGGGAGACTGCGGACAGTGTGTGGGAACGCTGCAATGAGCAGCTTCAGGGAGATGAACTGACTACGCAGGGAATTCTCAAAAAGCTCAATGTCAATGTAGTCTGCACAACCGATGATCCTATTGATTCACTGGAGCATCACATCCAGATTAAGAAGGATCATGCGCTTGAGACGGTGGTTGCTCCGACCTTCAGACCGGACCGGGTGCTGAATATCCGTGATGAAGGGTTCACCGGATACGTGAGCCTGCTTGGTGAGGCGAGCGGTCTTGAAATCCACGATTACTCCGGGTTCCTCGAGGCTGTGACAGCGCGGATTGATTATTTCCATCAGCATGGCTGCCGGCTGTCGGATCAGGCCTTCGGCGAGCTGCCGCATGCCCAGTCTACAGAGCATGAAGCGGCCTACATCTTTGCCCGGGCCTTCAAAGGGGAGGAGATCAGCCCGCAGGAGGAACAGAAATTCCAGAGCCATACGCTGATCAAATTAGGCCGGCTCTATCATGAGCGGGGCTGGAGCATGCAGCTGCATATCGGAGCGCTGCGCAACAACAACGCACGGATGTTTAGTAGAATCGGCAAGGACAGCGGCTTCGATTCAATTCTGGATTTCAATATGGCCCGCAGTCTCAACGCGCTGCTGAATGAGCTGGATGCCAGCGGACAGCTGCCGAAGACTATCGTCTACACACTGAACCCTTCGCAATATGAGATGATCGCCACCACGATCGGCAACTTCCAGGGGGACGGCATCAAGGGCAAGGTGCAGATGGGCTCCGGCTGGTGGTTCCATGATCAGAAGGAGGGCATGCTGCAGCAGTTGAAGGCGCTCTCCAGCATCGGGCTGATCAGTCCTTTTGTCGGCATGCTGACCGACTCCAGAAGCTTCCTGTCCTTCACGCGTCATGAATACTTCCGGCGCATTCTCTGTAACCTGTTCGGCACGTGGATGGAAGAGGGGGACCTGCCGCGAGATTATGCCTTGATCGGCCGGACAATTGAGAATATATGCTACAACAATGCGGATGCGTATTTCGGGATCAAGTAG
- a CDS encoding AraC family transcriptional regulator, whose product MNMTAKGNGNLTGRLLHNLTVTVTHAQLTSRYPGWNRTNETPAFNRLYYIDSGEGKVIINGVAYYPRPGQLMIMPAGSTQTTDTSRDDPYTRYYCHFDAQIGEWPLFHSANKLYICDVPDPEATRTMFAEMIEWFQDTGFLATLRTQAALLTLLSLCLESGGYSNFLDDLTHTSDQGKLANVLGYIDQRLMRPLTVEELAERVHLHPNYFIPYFKKFIGVPPMQYVQLKRMELAKRQLSYTDFSISSIAEQVGMELAHFSKVFKKSTGVSPSAYRSSTR is encoded by the coding sequence ATGAATATGACTGCGAAAGGCAATGGTAATTTGACCGGACGCCTGCTGCACAACCTGACGGTTACCGTTACCCATGCCCAATTAACCAGCAGATATCCGGGATGGAACCGGACGAATGAGACCCCTGCCTTCAACCGGCTGTATTATATTGATTCCGGCGAAGGCAAGGTGATTATCAACGGAGTGGCGTACTATCCGAGACCCGGACAGCTGATGATTATGCCCGCAGGCTCTACCCAGACCACGGATACTTCACGTGATGATCCTTATACACGCTACTATTGCCACTTCGATGCGCAGATTGGGGAATGGCCGCTGTTTCATTCGGCGAATAAGCTGTATATCTGTGATGTGCCTGATCCGGAGGCCACCCGGACGATGTTCGCGGAGATGATTGAATGGTTCCAGGATACCGGCTTCCTCGCTACCCTTCGGACGCAGGCCGCGCTGCTTACGCTGCTGTCCCTCTGTCTGGAATCGGGAGGCTACAGCAATTTCCTTGACGATCTGACGCATACGAGCGACCAGGGCAAGCTGGCGAATGTGCTGGGCTACATCGATCAACGGTTAATGCGGCCGCTGACGGTCGAGGAGCTGGCAGAGCGGGTCCATCTGCACCCGAACTATTTCATTCCCTACTTCAAGAAATTCATCGGCGTTCCGCCGATGCAGTACGTCCAGCTGAAACGGATGGAGCTCGCGAAGAGGCAGCTCTCCTACACCGATTTCAGCATCTCCAGTATCGCCGAGCAGGTCGGCATGGAGCTGGCCCACTTCTCCAAGGTGTTCAAGAAGTCCACCGGCGTATCCCCGTCTGCTTACCGGAGCAGTACGCGGTAG
- a CDS encoding Gfo/Idh/MocA family protein: MDKVRYGIIGVGGMGRTHAQSLLSDIKGAELTAVCDISPERLEWAEEHLPDHVQRFLSPEELFKSGIIDAVMIATPHYDHPPLAIEALGYGLHVLIEKPAGVYTKAVQEMNDAAAKSDRKFGIMYNQRTNPLYQKLRELIQSGELGEIRRTNWIITNWYRSQSYYDSGGWRATWGGEGGGVLLNQDPHQLDLWQWTTGMMPKRVRAFCQFGKYRNIEVEDDVTAYVEYENGATGLFITTTGEAPGTNRFEITGDNGKIVVEDGTLTFFRLRTPEPKFNAEYTGGFGAPECWKCEIPVEAGNGEQHKGILRNFTNAILQDEPLLAPGEEGIHGLTLSNAMYLSAWTDNWVDLPIDSELFYEKLMEQVENSTFQKAPVSQKALDVSGTH; the protein is encoded by the coding sequence ATGGATAAGGTACGTTATGGAATTATTGGCGTAGGGGGTATGGGGCGGACCCATGCACAGAGTCTGCTGAGTGATATTAAGGGGGCCGAGCTAACGGCCGTATGCGACATCAGCCCTGAGCGGCTGGAATGGGCAGAGGAGCATTTGCCGGATCATGTACAGCGCTTTCTGTCGCCGGAGGAGCTGTTCAAGTCCGGGATCATTGATGCGGTGATGATTGCCACCCCGCATTATGATCATCCGCCGCTGGCGATTGAAGCGCTGGGCTACGGGCTGCATGTTCTGATCGAGAAGCCTGCCGGTGTCTATACGAAGGCAGTACAGGAGATGAATGACGCCGCAGCGAAGTCTGACCGCAAATTCGGCATTATGTATAACCAGCGGACGAATCCGCTCTATCAGAAGCTGAGAGAATTGATTCAGTCCGGGGAGCTGGGAGAGATCCGGCGCACGAACTGGATTATCACCAATTGGTACCGCTCTCAGAGCTACTACGATTCCGGCGGCTGGCGGGCGACCTGGGGCGGGGAAGGCGGCGGAGTGCTGCTGAACCAGGACCCGCACCAGCTTGATCTCTGGCAGTGGACTACCGGAATGATGCCTAAGCGGGTACGCGCTTTTTGCCAGTTCGGGAAGTACCGGAATATTGAGGTTGAGGATGATGTGACCGCTTATGTGGAGTATGAGAATGGCGCAACCGGGCTGTTCATCACGACTACAGGGGAAGCGCCGGGGACGAACCGGTTCGAGATTACAGGAGACAACGGTAAAATCGTCGTCGAAGACGGCACGCTGACCTTCTTCCGCCTTCGCACCCCGGAGCCGAAGTTTAATGCGGAATATACCGGAGGGTTCGGAGCACCGGAGTGCTGGAAATGCGAGATTCCGGTGGAAGCCGGAAATGGAGAACAGCATAAGGGGATTCTGCGCAACTTCACCAATGCCATTCTGCAGGATGAGCCGCTGCTGGCTCCGGGGGAAGAGGGCATTCACGGTCTGACCCTGTCCAATGCCATGTATCTGTCCGCATGGACCGACAACTGGGTGGACCTGCCGATCGACAGCGAGCTGTTCTATGAGAAGCTGATGGAGCAGGTGGAGAATTCGACTTTTCAGAAAGCGCCGGTCAGCCAGAAAGCCCTGGATGTATCGGGCACCCACTAG
- a CDS encoding sugar phosphate isomerase/epimerase family protein, translating to MNRSTIAAQMYTLREYTRTPEDLRESLRKVSSMGYQAVQISGIGPMDPKLVKEYADEFNLKICATHVPWDRLVNDLDALAAEHKLWDCKYIGLGSLPAEYQTSQEGYRTFAKLASGIARTLKEEYGLQFVYHNHDFEFERFDGLTGMDVLLQDSDPEVFGFELDLYWVQAGGGDPVEWIHKVEGRMQAVHFKDMTILNRKAVFAEIGEGNMNYGAIIDACRKTGVEWHIVEQDVCQRDPFESLEISLRYLHSRLEVQA from the coding sequence ATGAACCGTTCAACGATTGCCGCCCAAATGTATACCCTGCGTGAATATACCCGGACGCCGGAGGACTTGAGAGAGAGCCTGCGGAAGGTGAGCAGCATGGGGTACCAGGCTGTGCAAATCTCCGGGATCGGTCCCATGGACCCTAAGCTGGTGAAGGAATATGCGGATGAATTTAATCTGAAAATATGTGCGACACACGTTCCCTGGGACCGGCTGGTGAATGATCTGGATGCGCTCGCTGCCGAGCATAAGCTGTGGGACTGCAAATACATCGGCCTTGGCTCGCTGCCTGCGGAATATCAGACTAGCCAGGAGGGCTACCGCACCTTCGCCAAGCTGGCTTCCGGCATTGCACGGACACTTAAGGAAGAGTATGGCCTGCAATTCGTTTATCATAATCATGATTTTGAATTTGAACGTTTTGACGGTCTGACGGGTATGGATGTGCTGCTGCAGGACAGTGATCCGGAGGTCTTCGGGTTCGAGCTGGATCTGTACTGGGTTCAGGCGGGGGGCGGAGATCCTGTAGAGTGGATTCACAAGGTGGAAGGCAGAATGCAGGCTGTGCATTTCAAGGATATGACTATTCTGAACCGTAAGGCTGTGTTTGCCGAGATCGGCGAAGGCAATATGAACTATGGAGCGATTATTGATGCCTGCCGCAAGACGGGGGTGGAATGGCATATCGTGGAGCAGGATGTGTGCCAGCGTGATCCGTTCGAGAGCCTGGAGATCAGCCTCCGGTATCTGCATTCCAGATTGGAGGTGCAAGCATGA
- a CDS encoding Gfo/Idh/MocA family protein, whose translation MSRKDGMMYAPVHEAKPVVGPGEFVIAALALDHGHIYGMCNGLVEAGAELKWVYDPDPEKVKAFLNKYPGVRAARSAEEILEDPEVQLVAAAAVPSERGPLGLRVMAHGKDYFTDKSPFTSLDQLAAARLQVEQTGRKYMTYYSERLHVESAVYAGQLVQQGAIGRVLQVMGLGPHRLNAPSRPEWFFQRDKYGGILCDIGSHQIEQFLFYAGCRDAKVLHSKVANYNNPAYPELEDYGDATLVGDNGATQYFRVDWFTPSGLGTWGDGRTIILGTEGYIELRKYSDIGRSSTPDHVYWVDGEGEHYEHVAGKIGFPFFGELILDCLERTEKAMTQEHAFKAAELCLEAQRQAVNLTPDTLK comes from the coding sequence ATGAGCCGCAAGGATGGAATGATGTATGCTCCGGTACATGAGGCGAAGCCTGTGGTGGGGCCGGGTGAATTCGTAATCGCTGCGCTGGCACTGGATCATGGACATATTTACGGGATGTGCAACGGGCTGGTGGAGGCGGGAGCCGAGCTGAAGTGGGTATACGATCCTGACCCCGAGAAGGTAAAAGCATTCCTGAACAAGTATCCCGGCGTCAGAGCCGCGCGTTCTGCTGAAGAGATTCTTGAAGATCCTGAGGTCCAGCTCGTTGCAGCGGCGGCCGTTCCTTCGGAGCGCGGTCCGCTCGGTCTGCGGGTGATGGCACATGGGAAGGATTATTTCACGGACAAATCTCCGTTCACTTCTCTGGACCAGCTCGCGGCAGCACGCCTTCAGGTGGAGCAGACGGGGCGGAAATACATGACATACTACAGTGAGAGACTGCATGTAGAGAGCGCTGTCTATGCCGGTCAGCTGGTGCAGCAGGGGGCGATTGGCCGTGTGCTTCAGGTCATGGGACTGGGTCCGCACCGGTTAAATGCACCCAGCCGGCCGGAATGGTTCTTCCAGCGTGACAAATACGGCGGCATTCTCTGTGACATCGGCAGTCACCAGATTGAACAGTTCCTCTTCTATGCAGGCTGCCGCGATGCCAAGGTACTGCATAGTAAGGTCGCCAACTATAACAATCCTGCATACCCGGAGCTGGAGGATTACGGGGATGCTACGCTGGTTGGGGACAACGGGGCTACGCAGTATTTTCGCGTGGACTGGTTCACACCGTCAGGACTCGGAACCTGGGGCGACGGACGGACGATTATTCTCGGCACGGAAGGCTATATCGAACTGCGCAAATACAGCGATATCGGCCGCTCCAGCACACCGGACCATGTCTACTGGGTGGACGGTGAGGGAGAGCATTATGAGCATGTGGCCGGGAAGATCGGCTTCCCGTTCTTCGGTGAGCTGATTCTGGACTGCCTGGAACGGACGGAGAAGGCGATGACCCAGGAGCATGCATTCAAGGCGGCTGAGCTGTGTCTGGAGGCGCAGCGGCAAGCGGTGAATCTGACACCCGATACGCTCAAATAG
- a CDS encoding Gfo/Idh/MocA family protein yields MNINGAAIIGCGAIAPLHARAIASIENVRLVAVVDSDPVQAAQSAQDYECEGLTDYRELLERADIGIVHLCTPHHLHAGMAVELLKAGKHVLTEKPMALDVPSARLMQEAAEQAPGQLGVVFQNRYNEPSVRIREVIDSGSLGNLLCMKGLVTWTRTEEYYTNSPWRGHWATEGGGVLINQAIHTLDLLQWFGGDIASVKGSVSTDVLNNVIEVEDSAHACIDFKNKARGLFYGTNAYQANSPVELELVFEQGTLQQRRDSLYLWKDGQETLLCEPQSISSGGKSYWGTGHSRLIHDFYAHIREGRRFWIDGAEGIKALTLIAEIYKSSGSRNLVPQV; encoded by the coding sequence ATGAATATCAACGGAGCAGCGATTATCGGCTGCGGGGCGATTGCCCCGCTGCATGCCAGAGCTATTGCTTCGATCGAGAATGTGCGGCTGGTAGCCGTGGTGGACAGTGACCCTGTTCAGGCGGCGCAGTCCGCTCAGGATTACGAATGTGAAGGCCTGACGGATTACAGGGAGCTGCTGGAGCGTGCAGATATCGGCATCGTCCATCTCTGCACGCCGCATCATCTGCACGCCGGAATGGCAGTGGAACTGCTGAAGGCAGGCAAGCATGTGTTAACCGAGAAGCCCATGGCGCTGGATGTGCCTTCGGCCCGCTTGATGCAGGAGGCGGCGGAGCAGGCTCCGGGACAGCTGGGTGTAGTATTCCAGAACCGCTATAATGAACCTTCGGTGCGCATCAGGGAGGTGATCGATTCCGGCAGCCTGGGTAACCTCCTCTGCATGAAGGGCTTGGTAACATGGACCCGGACTGAGGAGTACTACACGAACAGTCCATGGAGAGGCCACTGGGCTACGGAAGGCGGAGGGGTATTGATCAATCAGGCTATCCATACCCTGGATCTGCTGCAATGGTTCGGCGGTGACATCGCTTCCGTGAAAGGCAGTGTAAGCACCGATGTGCTGAACAATGTTATTGAGGTCGAGGACAGTGCACATGCGTGTATCGACTTCAAAAACAAGGCGCGCGGGCTCTTCTACGGAACCAATGCATATCAGGCCAATTCACCGGTGGAGCTGGAGCTGGTCTTCGAGCAAGGGACCCTGCAGCAGCGCCGGGACAGCCTGTATCTGTGGAAGGATGGTCAGGAGACGCTGCTCTGTGAGCCGCAGAGCATCAGCAGCGGCGGGAAATCCTACTGGGGCACCGGGCATTCACGGTTAATTCATGACTTCTACGCCCACATCCGTGAAGGCCGCAGGTTCTGGATTGACGGTGCTGAGGGCATCAAAGCGCTCACGCTGATTGCAGAGATCTACAAGTCCTCGGGGAGCCGGAATCTGGTCCCTCAGGTCTAG
- a CDS encoding TetR/AcrR family transcriptional regulator, translated as MMGKRDDILQATLDLITEEGLQSVTFAKIFKRANVGSSTFYHYFENKEQLVNELYHKVRIHKNEFVMNGYDPGLTIYERVKSLLKNTANYSLQYPKEVDFTENYCSSPYISEDLRNTPAPSTLEIFSIIEEGQRQGIIREMNVCLCYQLIYGILIAVIKGYLDGKYPLNEQQIQQTIEACWLAIKL; from the coding sequence ATGATGGGTAAACGAGATGATATTCTTCAGGCAACCCTTGATTTAATTACTGAAGAAGGCTTACAATCTGTTACTTTCGCCAAAATATTCAAGAGGGCCAATGTAGGCTCCAGCACATTCTACCATTATTTCGAGAACAAGGAGCAGCTGGTCAATGAGTTGTACCATAAAGTCCGCATACATAAAAATGAGTTCGTCATGAACGGCTATGACCCCGGCTTAACCATCTATGAGCGTGTGAAGAGCCTTCTGAAGAATACGGCTAACTATTCGCTTCAATACCCCAAAGAGGTTGATTTCACAGAGAACTATTGCTCCTCGCCCTATATTTCCGAGGACTTGCGGAACACGCCGGCTCCCTCAACCTTAGAGATATTCTCCATCATTGAAGAAGGACAGCGGCAGGGAATCATCCGGGAAATGAATGTTTGTCTGTGCTATCAGCTGATCTACGGGATATTAATTGCTGTCATCAAAGGCTACTTGGACGGAAAATATCCGCTGAATGAGCAGCAGATTCAGCAGACCATTGAAGCCTGCTGGCTTGCTATTAAGCTGTAA
- the msrA gene encoding peptide-methionine (S)-S-oxide reductase MsrA, translating to MEQAMFAGGCFWCMVTPFEELPGIHGIVSGYAGGTVENPTYEQVKTGTTGHYEVVQITYDPELFPYEQLLALFWPQIDPTDDGGQFQDRGTQYRTAVFYYTEEQRLAALASREQVAVSGRFELPVVTEILPAPVFYPAEDYHQDYHKKNPKHYKEDREQSGRDTFISQHWE from the coding sequence ATGGAACAGGCAATGTTTGCCGGAGGCTGCTTCTGGTGCATGGTTACGCCGTTCGAAGAGCTTCCCGGAATTCACGGGATTGTATCGGGATACGCCGGAGGAACGGTAGAGAACCCTACTTATGAGCAGGTGAAGACCGGTACAACCGGTCACTACGAGGTGGTTCAGATCACTTATGACCCTGAATTATTCCCTTACGAGCAGCTGCTTGCGCTATTCTGGCCGCAGATTGACCCGACGGATGACGGCGGACAGTTTCAGGACCGGGGTACGCAGTACCGCACGGCGGTATTCTATTATACGGAAGAGCAGCGGCTGGCTGCACTGGCTTCCCGGGAGCAGGTGGCGGTCAGCGGCAGATTCGAGCTTCCGGTGGTGACGGAGATTCTGCCTGCGCCGGTATTCTATCCGGCAGAAGACTATCATCAGGACTATCATAAGAAGAATCCGAAGCATTATAAAGAGGACCGTGAGCAATCCGGACGGGATACCTTTATTTCGCAGCACTGGGAATAG
- a CDS encoding glycoside hydrolase family 64 protein, whose translation MSKKWLMTMLAFVLLLSCLPLFNSKAAAADYTQGVDLSGTSATIWFKSTVSTSWTDVHYKVNSGTQLNYRMTYNNSKSRYEQVVTGVASGTALSYFFTYNNGTPAYDTGWFNYTAGTAPTAAPTTPPSGSSGSIYSIAASSIPTPPGGSVSVKVMNGTGGAYPDNQVYWGVIGINPANGKWSYLDLSGNLIPISNALNNASGHLTKNGVNYANIYHTVSQTSWVTLPKITSGRMFLSVGTPLYIKTYDDGFAGPDIDNPTDPNRNLYFDFVEFTVDATGYHGNTTRVDAFGFPVQHRLVGLSGGYDKTVGELESETRAGIFSKYQNEVPSAFKSLGTDQAPYRIIAPVHGSFKAGGANGNYFAGYVSYSTQDILRNDGSLIDAATGAAINRHVYTTSNWNNVANYYNAAPANFYAKFWHDHSISGLAYGFPYDDVNGQASYLEVGDPKGLIIRVGW comes from the coding sequence ATGTCCAAAAAATGGTTAATGACGATGCTTGCGTTCGTGCTTCTGCTCTCTTGCCTGCCTTTGTTCAATTCCAAAGCAGCCGCAGCTGATTATACCCAAGGTGTAGATCTGTCGGGAACCTCAGCTACCATCTGGTTCAAATCTACAGTCAGTACCAGCTGGACCGATGTGCATTACAAGGTGAACTCGGGAACCCAGCTAAACTACCGAATGACTTATAACAACAGTAAATCGCGTTATGAGCAGGTGGTTACAGGCGTCGCCAGCGGCACAGCACTCTCGTACTTCTTCACCTACAACAATGGGACTCCGGCTTATGATACCGGCTGGTTCAACTACACTGCGGGAACCGCGCCCACTGCAGCGCCGACTACTCCGCCTTCCGGGTCTTCCGGTTCCATCTATTCTATCGCTGCCTCTTCTATTCCGACACCGCCGGGAGGCTCCGTGTCTGTCAAAGTCATGAACGGAACGGGAGGCGCTTACCCTGATAACCAGGTCTATTGGGGCGTCATCGGTATCAATCCGGCTAACGGAAAATGGAGTTATCTGGATCTTAGCGGCAATCTCATTCCGATCTCGAATGCGCTGAATAATGCTTCCGGCCATCTGACCAAGAACGGGGTCAACTATGCCAATATTTATCATACGGTTAGCCAGACCAGCTGGGTGACGCTGCCCAAAATCACCTCCGGCCGCATGTTCCTAAGTGTTGGCACGCCGTTGTATATTAAGACCTATGATGACGGCTTTGCCGGACCGGATATTGATAATCCGACCGATCCTAACCGTAATCTCTATTTCGACTTCGTTGAATTCACGGTGGATGCTACAGGCTACCATGGCAATACGACCCGTGTCGATGCATTCGGCTTCCCGGTCCAGCACCGGCTGGTAGGCTTGTCCGGCGGCTATGACAAGACGGTAGGCGAGCTGGAATCAGAGACGCGCGCTGGAATCTTCAGCAAATACCAGAATGAAGTGCCGTCCGCCTTCAAATCGCTGGGTACCGATCAGGCGCCTTACCGGATCATCGCTCCTGTCCATGGTTCGTTCAAAGCCGGCGGGGCCAACGGCAATTATTTCGCAGGCTATGTCAGCTATAGCACCCAGGATATTCTCCGTAACGATGGCTCGCTTATCGATGCTGCCACCGGCGCTGCGATTAACCGCCATGTCTACACCACTAGTAACTGGAACAATGTAGCTAACTATTACAATGCGGCTCCCGCCAACTTTTATGCAAAATTCTGGCATGACCACAGCATCAGCGGGCTGGCTTACGGCTTCCCGTATGACGATGTCAACGGCCAGGCGTCTTACCTGGAAGTCGGTGACCCCAAAGGCCTGATTATCCGCGTGGGCTGGTAA